The following proteins come from a genomic window of Armatimonadota bacterium:
- a CDS encoding ribonuclease H-like domain-containing protein has translation MTTALRDQLSYLQRNRGRAGLPRGRRGTTAGGARVSLDPDLSGPPPGPCGTPTALDLRLAATEQGELLVWEKSISAVWSQAGQVTQSLWAALDGAGAGASSATELEPLSRVDPTRVGWVDIETAGFIGRPVFLVGLMRPVDGELVITQLLARDYSQERALLAACAALVAELEVLVTFNGKCFDLPFLRDRMAYHRLAGELEVEAVDLLWAARRRWRGRVPDCRLQTLERHLCRRLRAGDIPGAEIPQRYHDFVRSREAGLIAPVMRHNRLDLLTMAELSALLLGEP, from the coding sequence ATGACTACCGCGCTGCGCGATCAGCTTTCATACTTGCAGCGGAATCGCGGCCGGGCGGGATTGCCGCGCGGACGACGGGGCACCACCGCGGGTGGAGCGCGGGTCTCTCTGGATCCCGATCTATCGGGGCCCCCGCCCGGGCCATGCGGCACCCCGACCGCCCTCGACCTCCGGCTGGCCGCCACCGAGCAGGGGGAGTTGCTGGTATGGGAGAAAAGCATCTCCGCGGTCTGGTCCCAAGCCGGGCAGGTGACGCAGAGCCTGTGGGCGGCGCTGGATGGCGCGGGGGCCGGCGCATCGTCCGCAACTGAGCTGGAGCCGCTGTCGCGGGTGGACCCGACGCGGGTCGGCTGGGTGGACATCGAGACCGCCGGGTTTATCGGACGTCCGGTCTTCCTCGTCGGCCTGATGCGGCCGGTTGACGGCGAATTGGTGATCACGCAGCTCCTGGCGCGGGACTACTCGCAGGAGCGGGCGCTGCTGGCGGCGTGCGCGGCGCTGGTGGCGGAATTGGAGGTGCTGGTGACCTTCAACGGGAAGTGCTTCGACCTGCCGTTCCTGCGCGATCGCATGGCGTATCACCGGTTGGCGGGGGAACTGGAGGTGGAGGCGGTGGACCTGCTGTGGGCGGCGCGGCGGCGCTGGCGGGGGCGGGTGCCTGATTGCCGCCTGCAGACGCTGGAGCGGCACCTGTGCCGACGGCTGCGCGCGGGCGACATCCCCGGGGCGGAGATCCCGCAGCGCTACCACGATTTCGTGCGCAGTCGGGAGGCGGGGCTCATCGCGCCCGTCATGCGCCACAACCGGCTGGATCTTCTGACCATGGCCGAGCTGTCGGCCTTGCTGCTGGGGGAGCCATGA
- a CDS encoding J domain-containing protein: MKKAEPDYYAVMGVKRDAALGAIKQAYRELVRRYHPDAARDDPQAPREFALLQMAYETLSDPAKRAQYDKSLPRQKYPLAELEPEHLWREATELILERSDAFEIMIQAMRAAAPIAVEGNLLVVGLAGKDQYLSGHLETPAHRHRITGVLREVSGQEIEYRVIEGTTQEDWDWVKRAEGRKPHLEPSPPPPGAKAGKEPLKERPAKAPQVTAWELLARKIQNTWQNTPNRQHPLARAEFVLTCVNWISEEAKAASGDGAQRDAIHREVGKAVERIAQLLDLPPTVVALELVRSQPRRRAS, from the coding sequence ATGAAAAAAGCCGAGCCGGACTACTACGCGGTGATGGGGGTGAAGCGCGATGCCGCGCTGGGCGCGATCAAGCAGGCGTATCGGGAGCTGGTGCGCCGCTATCACCCGGACGCGGCGAGGGATGACCCACAGGCGCCGCGCGAGTTCGCGCTGCTGCAGATGGCCTACGAGACGCTGTCCGACCCCGCCAAGCGCGCGCAGTACGACAAGTCCCTGCCGCGGCAGAAATATCCGCTGGCCGAGCTTGAACCCGAGCATCTGTGGCGCGAGGCCACGGAGCTCATTCTCGAGCGCTCCGATGCCTTCGAGATCATGATCCAGGCGATGCGCGCGGCGGCGCCCATCGCCGTCGAGGGCAACCTGCTGGTGGTGGGCCTCGCGGGCAAGGATCAGTACTTGTCCGGGCACCTGGAAACCCCCGCCCACCGCCATCGCATCACCGGGGTGCTGCGCGAGGTCTCGGGGCAGGAGATCGAATACCGCGTGATTGAAGGCACCACCCAGGAGGACTGGGACTGGGTCAAGCGCGCCGAGGGGCGCAAGCCCCACCTCGAACCATCGCCCCCGCCCCCGGGCGCCAAGGCCGGGAAGGAGCCCCTTAAGGAGCGCCCGGCGAAAGCCCCCCAGGTCACAGCCTGGGAGCTGCTGGCGCGCAAGATCCAGAACACCTGGCAGAACACGCCCAACCGCCAGCACCCGCTGGCCCGCGCCGAGTTCGTCCTCACCTGCGTCAACTGGATCTCCGAGGAGGCGAAGGCCGCCTCCGGCGATGGCGCCCAGCGCGACGCCATCCACCGCGAGGTCGGCAAAGCGGTCGAGCGC